GTAGTGTTCCGGTTATAGGAAATATAATGGGTCATATTAGCACTGCTACCTCTGCCGTGGATCCATTAGTGATCTTAAAGATGTTAAGAAAAGACCCGGAAAGAGTCTATAGTTTCTTTAAATTTATTAACAATTATCTTATGGAGTATGCTAAGGAAAGCATTAATGCAGGAGCAGATGTTATAGTTATTTCAGACCCCACTGCCACAGGCGAAATTTTAGGTGGAAAGAATTTTAGTAAGTTTGCTGTACCTCTTTATAAAGAGATGATTGATAGTATTCATAGTTTGAATGTACCTGTTATTGTACATATTTGTGGAAACGCAAATACCATAATAGAGGGGCTTAATTCAATTAATACGGATGGTTATAGTTTTGATTCTGTAGTAAATATGAGGCATGCAAAATCATTGATAAAAGGAAGACTTATGGGAAACGTAAGTACGCAGCTTCTCCATACTGGAGAAAAGGATAAGATAATTTCCATAACTAAAAATTGCATTGATTCAGGTGTAGACATAGTTTCACCAGCATGTGGCCTTAGCATGGCAACGTCCATAGATAATCTAAAAACTATGACAGATTACGTAAAGAGAGGAATATAAGTTCAATGGTTAGTGTAAAATTTAAAAATGAAAATATAACAATAGAAGTGAAGCAAGGTACAAAACTATCAGAGTGTATAAGAATTGCTAACCTTTCCATTGAGACCCCATGCAACTGCATGGGGCTTTGTGGCAAGTGTAAAGTAAGGGTTGTAGGGGAAATGTATCCGCCTTCCTTATTGGAACAAGGTTTTATCTTAAATGAAGAAAATATAAGACTTGCTTGCATGGCAGAAGTATTAGGTGACGTAGAGGTTCAGCTTATTAATACTAATAACAAGCTAAAAACAATAAATAATGGCTACAGTATAGATGTTACTATTAATAACCAAATAAAAAAGATCAAATTACCTGAAGTAGATAACACTAGTCCTATTCCTTATATTGAAACTATAGATATGAATGTAAATTCAATACCTGTATTTGAAAAAATAGCTGCGGGTAGAAGAGAAGATCATAGTGAGATTTATGGAGTTTGTTTTGAAAATAATATCATTGACATAGTTAATAAAACTGATATTATCCTTGGAGTAGCAGTTGATATAGGAACTACGGGTATTTCTGCATATTTAGTTAATTTAGAAACAGGAGAAGTAATAAATAAAAACTCATATTTAAACCCTCAAACAGAGTATGGCGGAGACGTTCTTTCAAGAATTTCTTTTGCAATTAATAATGAAGATGGAACAAGGGTATTAAGAGATTCCATAGTAAATAAAATAAATGAAATGGTTAAAGAACTAATAAATAAGAATTATGAACTAGATAATGTATACAGAATAATGATAGCTGCAAATACCACAATGCTTCATTTCTTTGCTGGTGTTAATCCCTATTCTATAGCTAAAGCACCCTATAGAGCTATCTTCCTAAATAAGATGGATATAAGAGCCAGAGAAATTGGTATTTCTATTAATAGGAAGGGTATAGTGACACTTCTTCCATCAGCCTCAGCATATGTGGGTGCTGATATTCTTGCTGGAATTGCAGCTACAGATTTTCATAAAAAGAAAAACTCCTGTATTTTTATAGACATTGGTACCAATGGAGAAATAGTTGCTATAGCACAGGGGAAAATGGCGGCCACATCAACAGCTGCAGGTCCGGCCCTTGAGGGAATGAATATATCTTGTGGCTTACGAGCAGTGACTGGTGCCATAGATAGTTTTAATATAGATGAGGATTATAATATTTCATTTACCACAATAGATGGCGGTGAGGCTAAAGGAATTTGTGGCAGTGCACTTATAGACATTGCAGCAAATATGGTTGTAAAAGAAATTGTTCACAAAAGTGGAAGATTTAATAAAAACTTAAATGAAAAAATATCAAGCAGAGTTAGGGATAAAAAGTTTTATATAACGGATGATATATATATTTCCCAAAAGGATATCAGACAAATACAATTGGCAAAGGGAGCTATTTCAGCTGGAATATCAATGTTACTTAAGGAAGTTAATATTAGCTTGGAAATGGTGGAGGAGGTTGTGATTGCAGGAGCCTTTGGATATCATATAAATGAAGATAGTATAAAAACAATTGGACTCATACCTAAGGGATTTAAGGGTAGAATTACTTTTGTAGGAAACTCTTCTATTGAAGGTGCAAGACTTGCATTAATAAATAAAGACATATTAGAGACTATCATAGGTTTTAAAAACAAAATAGAAATAGTTGAATTATCTACAAAAGATGAGTTTCAAGATTATTTCGTAGAGGCACTAAGCTTTTAATTGAGGTGAAGAAATGATAAAAATAGATGTAGTTTCAGGATTTCTTGGATCAGGAAAAACAACTTTAATAAAAAGCTTATTAAAAGCCTATGAAAATGAAAAAGTTGTATTGATTGAAAATGAATTTGGTGACATTGGTATAGATGGAGACATAATTGAAAGAGAGGGTTTCCAGGTTTTTGAAATTTCAAGTGGATGTATTTGCTGTATTATGAAAAAAGATTTTTTGATGGTGCTGTCTAGAATAATCAGTGAATTTAATCCGGATAGAATCATAGTGGAACCTACTGGAATAAGTATATTAAGTGAAATTATTGATATACTCAGCACCAAGGAAGTTTCAGAAAAATGTAGCATAAATTCATTAGTTACAGTAATAGATAGCATAAACTATCTACAGCAGTGTGATGTTTTTGGAGAATTTTTTGAAGATCAAATAATAAATGCTGAAACTTTAATATTAAGTAAAAGCCAATTTATAGACCAGGAAAAGGTCGAGGAAATTACAGAAGCTTTAAGGAAATTAAATAAGGAATCAGAAATTATAACTTCAAATTGGAGTAACCTTTCTTCGAGTGAAGTAAAGGAATTGTTAGAGGGAAATATAAAGTTAGATCTTAAAGAATTGTTTTACGCAGAATATAAACCCTGCAAGGAAAATAAATTTAAAGCTGTTGGCATAAAAACTTCAAAAAAATTTACAAAGCGCGAGCTAGAAGAGATTTTAATGGAACTTAAAAATCCTATATATGGTATGGTTTTGAGAGGTAAGGGGTTTTTAAAGGGTGTAAATTCATTTCTTGAATTTAGCTATACAAATGGTGAATATATCATAGATGAAAATAAAGAAAGATGTAGTGGTAGACTCTGTTTAATTGGACAAAACTTAAATGAGGAAGAGTTAAATAAGCTTTTTAAGATTAAAGTCGGGGGGCTATTTCATTGGTTGAAATTCTAATAGATAGCTTTAAAGATACAATAAAGGTAGTTCCATTATTATTTATTATTTTTTTCACAGTTGACTATATAATGCTTAAAGTAAATAAAGATAATAAACTTATTGAAAGGTTATCTAAATATGATTATATTGGTGGAAGCCTACTTGGATTAGTACCACAGTGTGGAATACCTGTGGCAATGGCAAGACTATATAGCAATGGACATATATCTCTTGGCATGCTTGCTGCAGTTTTTATTTCAAGTTCAGATGAAGCATTGATAATAATTGGAGCCCATCCAGAAAAACTTGGTTTTATGTTCAAGTTGATTTTTGTAAAGATATTAATAGGTATGGCGGCAGGATTTATTATTAATTTACTTATAAAAGAAAAAAGAAATAGAATCAAAGGGTGCACCATTAATTGTGACTGCCCCAAATGTAGGCGAAATAAAAACATTTTGACTCATAATTTAATTTACACTGCTAGAGTTACTGCTTTTTTAATAATAACTGTATTCATCATAAATTATGGAGTAAGTGTGCTTGGAGAGGAAAGTCTTCATGCAATACTTGGAAAGAATACATATCTTCAGCCTATTATTGCATCATTAATTGGAATGATTCCAAGTTGCATATCCTCTGTAGTGCTTGCTGAGGCTTTTATTAAAGGAGCCATCGGAGTTGGTCCATTAGTGGCAGGGCTGTGTGCAAATACCGGATATGGTATTCTTATTGTGATGAAGGAGCTACCACTTAAGAAAGCAATGAAAATTATGATACTAATTCAAGGAATTAGTATCACCGTTGGAGAACTAATCTACATTTTTGGAGGTAAATAAATTGGAATACAATATTAAATTTAAATGTGAAGGCGACAATCTAGAGGTAATTCCAGATAACATAGTAAATAATACGGGAATAACCTTTCCAAAGGCCCACACAGAGAATTCATTAATGTGTTATTTGGCCAAGGAATTGAAAAATTATAAGAAGGACAGCATATGTAGAGTTCCATTTTGTGTAACAGTTGAAGCAGAAGCGCTAGGCGGAAACATAAAGCTAGGAGACATGAAAAATGGGCCAAGAGTTGAGAGCTATGCATTTACGACTATAGAAGAATTGGGAAATATAAAAAATATTAATTTTCAAAAGGGTAGAATAAATGAGGTTTTAGAAGCAGTTGAAAAACTTACGAATGAAGGGGAGTGTGTTGCCTTAACTGTGGAAGGTCCCTTCACTATTCTATCTTCCATTATTGATCCAATGATTTTTTATAAGGGAATAAGAAAAAATAAAGAGAAAATAGATGAATTTTTAATGGTTCTTGAAGATAATATTGTGAGTTATATTATAGAAGGCATAAAACGAGGTGCAAAAATAATATCCTATGGTGACCCAGTAGGTTCTTTGGATATTGTTGGGCCAAAGGTATATGAGCAGTATAGCGGTAGGATTTCTCACAATATACTAAAAAGAGTGGAACCTTATTTGGAGAATGCAGTAGTACATCTTTGTGGAAAAACTTCAACTGCATTTGAAAAATATGGCCTTAGTGTATCAAAGGCCATTGAATTTGAGGGTGAATTAACTTATGGTGAGGCCATAAATAAAATATTACAAGATAGAAAGAATGTAAAATTTATTGGAAATGCCTGCATTAAAAGAACACCATTTATAATGAAAAACTCCGTGGCTTGGGAGATAAAGCTTTTATAAGAAGTGCCACCCACGTGGCAAGTGGCATGTTTTAAAGCATAAAATTTGATTTGAAGATACAAAATCCAATTATTTAAAATTAAAAAATCAGTTAACCAAAATCATTGGCTAACTGATTTTTTATTCCATATTATTTTTTCATTTCCTGTTTTCCTGTGACTTTACTTGTAGCATCCATTTTGAATGTGGATTTTGCTTCAGCCGTAGTAAAATAAACATTTCCGTCAACTGTAGCATCTATTAACTGAAAGTTATTTGCTGAAACATAAAGGTCACCTTTAAAAGTCCCATGTTCTATACTGCCCATAGGGCTACTAAAAGTTAACTTTGGAGCAGTCAAAATGAATCTAGCAGTTACTTTACGGTTTTCGTCTTGACTGTATAGAGCTATCTTACGTTTTATAATATCTTTGCCAGCTGTATCTTTTTTACCGTTTTTATACTCACCCTCAACTACAAGATTACTATCAATAGCTAAATCCTTTGTTATTGCAATAATCCATGTGCCCTTGCTGCTTATAGCCTTTTCAAAAGCAGTTGCAGTATTTACTACTGAAGCTGTTGTGACTACATTCGGCGTTGTTTCTGGTGGCGTTGTTTGTGGAGGTGTTACAGCTTTCTTACCACACCCTACTAGCATTAATGTTAATATAGCTGAAGTTAATAATATGGTTTTAATTTTCATTACAAATCCTCCTTGTTAGTTATATAGTTTTTAATTTCAATTTAGTATAACCAAAAGGATGACAATTAATGTTTTTAAATAAATAGATTAAATAATTAGTTTTTTACAGCTTGAATCAAAACTAAAAGAAATAAATGTTTAAATGCATAATAATTGAGCTGAATATGAAAAATGGCTAGAGTTATGTTATTAAACCTATAAAAAAAGAAAGTAATGTTTTAGTAAAATAAAAAATTCCAATATTGATATTTAATAAAATTTATGGTAATGTTAATATAATAAGATTTCAATATAAGGAGGGAAAAGCCATGACTGTGTTCTTTTTAGAAAATACAATTTTAGATAGATTGCCAATGTCATTATCTGGAATTACTCATAATGATTTCAATTTTACGGGAGAAGTCTGTCCAAAATTGAATATATCACTAAAAAGAAGTGAGTTATCTTTGCCTTAAATACATTATAATTATGTTATATTAAACCCAGGTGAGGACTCTCTTGCCTGTTTTTTTTTACTGCGATTATATAATGGATCAGTTTAACTGGTTTTGCTTAAAATCAAAATACAAAAACTCCGGCAAGTGTTTAATGCTGGGGTTTTATTATTTTACAGAGGAAAATCAATATTGCAAATATATAGGAGGAATTAACAATGATAGAATTAGCGTTAAAAGAAGTAGAAAAATATTTTGGAGGTAATAGGATTTTTAGTGATATTACTTTTGAAGTTCAAAATAATGAAAGAGTTGGTTTAATAGGAAAAAATGGTTGTGGTAAAACTACAGTTTTCAAAATTATTGCTGGTATAGAAAACCAAGATAAAGGTAGCATATCCATAAGAAAAAATGCAACTGTAGGATACCTACATCAAATACCAGATTATCCTGAGCAGTTTAAAGTAGTAGATGTTTTGAATACTGCTTTCCAAATTCAATACGAAATAAAAAGAGAACTTAAAATAATAGAAGAGCAGATGGCTAATTTAAAAGGGAGTGAATTAGAATATACATTAAGAAAATATGGTGAAGTTAATGATCTTTATGAAGCAAAAGGCGGTTATGAAATAGAAGAAAAAATGAGTAAGGTTTGCACTGGACTCAAGTTTAATGAAGAATTTTTAAATAGGGAATTTATAAGTCTAAGTGGTGGTGAAAAAACCATTGTAATATTAGGTAAAATACTACTTCAGAATCCAGATATACTTCTTCTTGATGAACCTTCAAATCATTTAGATGTAGTATCAATAGAATGGCTTGAAGCTTATCTTAAAGGGTACAAAGGTACAGTAATAGTTATTTCACATGATAGATATTTTTTAGATAGAGTTGTAACAAAAATAGTGGAAATTGAGGATGGAGAAACATCACTTTATGAAGGTAATTATTCTTATTACGTTAAAGAAAAACAAAAGAGAGTTTGTGAACAATTTGAAGCATTTAAAGATCAACAGAAAAAAATAAAAGCTATGGAAAAAGCAATAAAACAATTAAGGGAATGGGCTATTCAAGCAGATAATGAAAAATTCTTTAAAAGAGCAGCAAGTATGCAAAAGAGATTAGACAAGGTGGAAAGAGTTGATAAGCCCTTATTAAACCAACCTAAAATTAAGTTGGATTTTGCGGGCACCGATAGATCTGGCAAGGATGTAATAAGTATTAAAGGCTTATGTAAAAGCTTTGACCATAAGGATATATTGGTGGATTTATATTTAGACATTAGATATGGGGAGCGGACAGCTTTAATAGGCGATAATGGAAGTGGTAAATCAACTATTATAAAAACACTTTTAGGTGAAGTTGAGGCAAATTATGGTGAGGTGAAGTTAGGGTCTAACACTCAAATAGGATATCTTCCTCAAAATATAACCTTTAATAATGAAGAACTAACAGTGCTTGAAGCTTTTAGGGAGGATATGAGTATTTTAGAAGGTCCTGCTAGAGGAATACTGGCTAGGTTTTTGTTCTATGGAGAAAGTGTTTTCAAAAAGGTTAAAAACCTTTCTGGAGGAGAAAAAAGTAGACTTAAGCTCTGCAAATTAATTCAAAATGATATAAATCTATTGATACTAGATGAACCTACAAATCATTTAGACATAGATTCAAGAGAAAATCTTGAAGAAGCATTACTAGAGTTTAGTGGAACTATATTATTTATATCCCATGATAGATTTTTTATAAATAAGCTTGCCGCAAGAATATGCGAAATAGAAGATAAAAAGATAATAGATTACCCGGGGAATTATGAATATTACAAAGAAAAGAAAAATGAATTTAAGAAAAATAAAATTGAAATTCCTATAATTGAAAAAGAGAAGAAACTACAAAGCAAAGAAAACACAGAAAAACAAACAAGTAATAACAAACTTAAGCAAGCAGAAAGCTTAGAGAATAGAATACAAGAGCTTGAAGTGAAACTTAAAGATATAGATATTGCAATGAATAATAATGGTCGAGAATATGAGAAACTGTTAGAGCTAGGCAAAGAAAAGGAAGAAATCCAGGAAGAATTAGATTTCATCATTGAAAAATGGATGGACATCGAAAACTCATAATAATATCTAATACGGGGGATCGAAATGGAATATAAAAATGAATTGAAAAAAAATATATCTAAAAATTATCTATTTACATTTTTAAAGGAGTTTGATCTTACGCACGGAATCTGGATGATCTATTTAGCATCAAAAGGATTATCATTAACAGAGCTTGGCCTCGTAGAAGCTATCTTTCATATAACTTCATTCACAATGGAAATACCTACTGGAGCAGTGGCGGATATTTGGGGAAGAAAAGCTAGCAGAATATGCGGAAGAATAGGTAAGTTAATATCTGCTTTTATACTAATATATTCAAACAGTTTTTTGTGGTTTGCAATAGGCTTTATAGTGACAGCATTATCCTATAATTTAGAATCAGGCGCAGGAGAAGCATTAGTATACGATTCACTAAAAGAAATAGGGGAAGAAAAAAAATACATGAAAATATCTGGTGTAAATGAAGTGATAATGCAAGCTACTCAGTTCTGTGGACTTTTGCTTGGTGGATTCTTGTCTAAGTTTAGTTATACTTATGCCTACGGTGTAACGATTTTAGTTAGCTTATTTTCTATAATTCAAGCCTTTTCTTTTAAGGAACCGGATATTAAAATGGAAATTGATGAAAAAAGATTTGAAACATTTAAAAATCAAGTGTCTGAAAGTTTTAAGATTATAGCTGGAAATAAAAAACTAGGATTTTTGATTGTGTTCTCACAGGCGATCTTTATGTTTAATACAAGCATATTCTTTTATTTTCAGAACTATTTACTTTCTAAGGGGATTTCAAAAGGAAATATAGGTATAATACTCGCAATTGCATCATTGGTGGCAGCTATAACAGCAACCCAAGCATATAAAATTGATAAAAAAGTAGGAGAGCGTGTAATAATATTATTACTTCCTCTAATAATTGCTATATGTATATGGGGAGTGGCTTTAAGTAAATTTTATTACGTTTTTTTTATATTAATAAACAGTATTGAGTCTATTATTTTTATTGCAGTTAGTGATTATACAAATAAATTAATACCATCCAATAAGAGAGCTACAATACTTTCCATGGGTAGCATGATATTTAGTTTATACATGATAATAATATTCCCTCTTATAGGAAAACTCGGAGATGAATATTCATTGCAGTTTGCATTCCAAGTTTTAGCTATCATAGCAAGTATCATGGCTATGATAAATATTATTGTTCTTGAGTTAAATAAAAAAGTAAAAAAGAAATAATTCTTAAAAATATTATATAAATCTTCAAATCATAATTAAACAATTTTCTACAATAACTTTTTATGGTATAATTTTCTTATAAGATACAAAAGGTATCATAAATAAGTTATATATAAATTGTAGAAGGGGAGTTTTATTGTGAAAAATGAATTATTAGAAAAATATGCTCTTTTATTAGTGAAGACAGGAATTAATATTCAAAAGGATCAAACACTTGTAATCAATGCCCCAATAGAGTGCGCTTCTTTTGTTAGAATCCTGTCTAAAATTGCTTATACTGAAGGTGCCAGGGAAGTAGTTATAAATTGGAGGGATGAATTGTCTTCAAAAATTAAATTCATGCATGCTCCAGAGGAGGTTTTTGAAGAATACCCAGACTGGCAGAGAGATTTTTACTTATCAAATGTACGCAGGGGTGCTGCTTTTTTAAATATTTCAGCCTCTGACCCTGAGCTTATGAAGGAAGTTAATCCTGAGAGAATGGCGAAATCACACAAAGCGGCTAGTAATGCAATAAAGGAATATAGAGATAGACTTATGAGCAATAGAAATGTTTGGTGTGTTGCATCAATTCCAACTATATCTTGGGCAAAAAAAGTTTTCCCTGAATTATCAGAGGACGCGGCAGTGGAAAAACTTTGGGACGCTATATTTAAAACAGTAAGAGTAGATACAATTGACCCTGTTGCTTCCTGGGAAACACACAAAAGCAACCTAAAGAAAAGCATGGACTTTTTAAATGGCAATAACTTTAAATATCTACAATATAAAAATTCATTGGGTACTGATCTTGTCATTGAACTTCCAGAAAATCATTTATGGCTTGGAGGTTCGGAGTATACACCAGAGGGGATAGAGTTTATAGCTAATATGCCTACTGAAGAGGTATTTACACTTCCTAAGAAAACTGGAGTTAATGGAACAGTGGTAAGTTCAAAACCACTAAACTATAATGGAAATCTAATTGAAAAATTCTCACTTACTTTTAAAGATGGGAAAATTATAGACTTCAAAGCTGAAAAGGGTTACGATATTTTAAAGAGTATTATTGAGACTGATGAAGGATCATATTATCTTGGTGAAGTAGCATTAGTACCACATGATTCTCCAATATCAAATTCAAATATATTGTTTTACAATACGCTTTTTGATGAAAATGCCTCTTGTCATCTGGCTATTGGAAAAGCATATCCAGTATGTATAAAAAATGGTGAAAATTTAAGTGACGAGGAACTTTTAAAAGAAGGAGTTAATGATTCCACTGTGCATGAAGATTTCATGGTTGGCTCAGAAGATTTGCAAATAATAGGAATTACTGCAGATGGAAAAGAAGTACCTGTATTTAAAAATGGGAATTTTGCATTTTAACTATATTACTAAAAAAAATAACAAGTCAGTATGAGTTCATACTGATTTGTTATTTTTTTTATTATCTATTTATCTGAATAAAACATAGATACTTGTAAATAATTACAATATAATAAATCAGATAATAAGGAGAAACCAATGGAAATAATTGATTTAAATAAAATATTAGATAAGAATCTAGAACCTGTTTGTAAATTGGAAGGAAAACTGTTTTTAAGGGAGATGGTAAAAATTTATGATGACTTATTTAAGGACTCAGACATTATAAATTATTATATTTATGATATTGAAAATAAAGAAATGACCTCTATTAACATAGGAAAAGAAAAAATATTACTGGATTTTTTTCAGCAGAAGGAGGTAGAAGGGGCGGATGGCTTTTATTATGTTACTGTAAAAAAACAGCTTTTAATTAATGAATATACACTTAATAGTGTTAATATTAGTACTTCTGAGATTACATTAGTATTTAAATTTGAAATGGATAAGAAATTTAATAATTTATTAGTAGAAAAATTAGATGCGGATAAATTTTTAGTGTTTTTCAAAGAGGAGCACCAATTAACCTTTGAAGAATTTGAAAGTTTTGAAACGCCAATTGAAAATTATGGCTATGAAAAGGCTGTACTTTATAATGTAAATAGTTGCGTGAATTTTGAAGTAGAGGATAAAGCATTCTTAAGGGGAATTCGGTCGGTATTTTTTAAGACCGCTTTAAAAAATGAAGAATGCGTAGTGTATGAAGAAAATTATTTAGAACCTTATAATAAAGAACAAATATATAATGAAGTACATAGGGGGAGAAAATCTAAAAAGAATCAATTTTTTTATTGGGATTCCCTTAAATACTTACCAATAAAAAAATTCATTAGTGAAATTGAAGACGGATGTGAAAAGCTATCATTTGTAGATATGGAAATTCAGGGGCTTGATGGTTATGAGTTTTTTTCTGGAGTAGATGGAGATAATATTTATTATGAAGTAAATAAATTTGGGAAAGAAGATAGCAATGCTATGATTATATTAAATAAGGAAAGTCTTGAAAAAAGAACTATTGCATTACTTTCAGAATCTAAAGAGAATACAAATTCCAGCTTTTCTGATTATTCTTGGAGCTTAGATGGGAAGTATAAAGTTATTTTTCAAAAAAAGCTTATTTCCAATAAACAATTAAAATTGAAGGAAATTATAAATGGAAATATTGATTATACTTATGAAAAAAAATTAGGATATCCAAAGGAATGTATAAACAGTCGTTACTTAATTACTTCTACTAGTAGAGAGGGGCCAAATACGTCTATTATTGATATGGAAACAAAAAAAGTACAAACACATAAAAGGGAACATGCAGTTTTTGACGATTATTTAGTTTTATTTTAGTTATAAATAGAGGGAAAAAATGTATTTATGTGTAATTATATAGTGGAGTTATTATTGTATTAAGAGGGGGATAAAATTTGATATGGGGTTATTACATTTTCATATTATTTTGCTAGTTATTGCTCTAACAATTATTATTTTTTTTCTTTTTAGAAATATTTTTAAGCTTACAAGAGTAAAAAAAGAGACGGTAAAAGAAAAGAGAATACTAACATTTTTAATTCAAAATAAAAAGTGCAACATGGGTTTCGAAGTGGTGAAATAAAATTAGGATAACTATACATAATATACAAATATATGTAAAAATATATTGTAAACACATTTTACATATGTTAAA
This DNA window, taken from Clostridium estertheticum, encodes the following:
- a CDS encoding aminopeptidase, producing the protein MKNELLEKYALLLVKTGINIQKDQTLVINAPIECASFVRILSKIAYTEGAREVVINWRDELSSKIKFMHAPEEVFEEYPDWQRDFYLSNVRRGAAFLNISASDPELMKEVNPERMAKSHKAASNAIKEYRDRLMSNRNVWCVASIPTISWAKKVFPELSEDAAVEKLWDAIFKTVRVDTIDPVASWETHKSNLKKSMDFLNGNNFKYLQYKNSLGTDLVIELPENHLWLGGSEYTPEGIEFIANMPTEEVFTLPKKTGVNGTVVSSKPLNYNGNLIEKFSLTFKDGKIIDFKAEKGYDILKSIIETDEGSYYLGEVALVPHDSPISNSNILFYNTLFDENASCHLAIGKAYPVCIKNGENLSDEELLKEGVNDSTVHEDFMVGSEDLQIIGITADGKEVPVFKNGNFAF